A genomic region of Oryza glaberrima chromosome 1, OglaRS2, whole genome shotgun sequence contains the following coding sequences:
- the LOC127768531 gene encoding putative F-box protein At1g67390 isoform X2 — protein MDAAGEEGGMTYGEVVDYFNSLQDPPAQERIDCIIPYLISLLPAPFVPAPPDAASADDSEDDHFSFTSSDDDSAAEDARSFPSLPPGDGEEDHISRLADDLLSEIISRLSTKEAARTMALSTRWRRVWAKTSLLVDDAHLRDADNEVSLVRAISRCVDAHPGPVRAARITHVAFYHHEYALRRLVASLADKNVEDLILFNRPWPLNMPLPDDIFRCAYLRRLYLGAWMFPEVAAAAFVNLRELGLFHCIIPDRDFDALLSLCSKLEVLSLAMSYNCPSRLRIKSPSLRAAVEWMSSLDEIVVDGAPCLERLLLHHAIPVAERTPIKIVSAPRLEVLGILDLQLHELQIGGTTIRPGMWMFVKSSAKLPSLKILAVKVCLAIEREIKLLMMLLKCFPHLETLHIKSIPPCASPEIANCADVWESLGSCECLKSHLKTVSIQGFHTERYEVLCLKYLILEGEVLETVAFFCEDKVCFAAKDDEAAEIELMFPKNLVQDRWSFQSAIDLSLDDPFFYAVES, from the exons atggatgccgccggcgaggaagggGGCATGACCTACGGGGAAGTGGTGGACTACTTCAACTCCTTGCAGGACCCGCCGGCGCAGGAGCGCATCGACTGCATCATCCCCTACctcatctccctcctccccgcgcccttcgtccccgcgccgcccgacgccgcctccgccgacgactCCGAGGACGACCACTTCTCCTTCACCTCGTCCGACGACGACTCCGCCGCCGAGGACGCCCGCTCCttcccgtcgctgccgccggggGATGGCGAGGAGGACCACATCAGCCGCCTCGCGGACGACCTCCTCTCGGAGATCATCTCCCGCCTCTCCACCAAGGAAGCCGCGCGCACCATGGCGCTGTCCACGCGCTGGCGCCGCGTGTGGGCGAAGACCTccctcctcgtcgacgacgcGCACCTCAGGGACGCCGACAACGAGGTCTCCCTCGTCCGCGCCATCTCCCGCTGCGTGGACGCGCACCCGGGCCCCGTCCGGGCCGCGCGCATCACCCACGTCGCCTTCTACCACCACGAGTACGCGCTCCGGCGCCTCGTGGCGAGCCTGGCCGACAAAAACGTCGAGGACCTCATCCTCTTCAACCGCCCGTGGCCGCTCAACATGCCGCTCCCCGACGACATCTTCCGCTGCGCCTACCTCCGGCGGCTGTACCTCGGCGCATGGATGTTCCCCGaagtcgccgctgccgccttcgtAAACCTCCGCGAGCTCGGCCTCTTCCACTGCATCATCCCCGACCGAGACTTCGACGCCCTGCTCTCGCTCTGCAGTAAGCTGGAGGTGCTCTCCCTCGCCATGTCGTACAACTGCCCGTCGCGGCTCCGCATCAAGTCCCCAAGCCTCCGGGCCGCGGTGGAGTGGATGTCCAGCCTCGACGAgatcgtcgtcgacggcgcgccATGCCTGGAGCGGCTGCTCCTCCACCACGCCATCCCCGTCGCCGAGCGTACGCCCATCAAGATCGTAAGCGCGCCAAGGCTGGAGGTGCTCGGCATCCTGGACCTCCAGCTCCACGAGCTCCAGATTGGCGGCACCACCATCAGG CCTGGGATGTGGATGTTTGTGAAGTCTAGCGCCAAGCTCCCGAGCTTGAAGATACTTGCTGTCAAGGTGTGTTTGGCGATCGAACGGGAGATCAAGCTGCTGATGATGCTGCTCAAATGCTTCCCTCACCTCGAGACTCTTCACATCAAG TCCATTCCTCCATGCGCATCACCTGAAATCGCGAATTGCGCGGATGTTTGGGAATCCCTGGGTTCCTGCGAATGCCTCAAGTCGCATCTCAAGACAGTCAGCATCCAAGGGTTCCACACCGAGCGCTATGAGGTGTTGTGCCTCAAGTACCTCATCTTGGAGGGGGAGGTGCTCGAGACCGTGGCCTTCTTCTGCGAGGATAAAGTGTGCTTCGCCGCCaaggacgacgaggcggcggagaTCGAGCTGATGTTTCCCAAGAACCTCGTCCAAGATCGCTGGAGCTTCCAGAGCGCCATTGATCTGTCTCTCGACGATCCCTTCTTCTACGCCGTGGAGAGCTGA
- the LOC127768531 gene encoding putative F-box protein At1g67390 isoform X1, translated as MDAAGEEGGMTYGEVVDYFNSLQDPPAQERIDCIIPYLISLLPAPFVPAPPDAASADDSEDDHFSFTSSDDDSAAEDARSFPSLPPGDGEEDHISRLADDLLSEIISRLSTKEAARTMALSTRWRRVWAKTSLLVDDAHLRDADNEVSLVRAISRCVDAHPGPVRAARITHVAFYHHEYALRRLVASLADKNVEDLILFNRPWPLNMPLPDDIFRCAYLRRLYLGAWMFPEVAAAAFVNLRELGLFHCIIPDRDFDALLSLCSKLEVLSLAMSYNCPSRLRIKSPSLRAAVEWMSSLDEIVVDGAPCLERLLLHHAIPVAERTPIKIVSAPRLEVLGILDLQLHELQIGGTTIRPGMWMFVKSSAKLPSLKILAVKVCLAIEREIKLLMMLLKCFPHLETLHIKVVVVLVHASIPPCASPEIANCADVWESLGSCECLKSHLKTVSIQGFHTERYEVLCLKYLILEGEVLETVAFFCEDKVCFAAKDDEAAEIELMFPKNLVQDRWSFQSAIDLSLDDPFFYAVES; from the exons atggatgccgccggcgaggaagggGGCATGACCTACGGGGAAGTGGTGGACTACTTCAACTCCTTGCAGGACCCGCCGGCGCAGGAGCGCATCGACTGCATCATCCCCTACctcatctccctcctccccgcgcccttcgtccccgcgccgcccgacgccgcctccgccgacgactCCGAGGACGACCACTTCTCCTTCACCTCGTCCGACGACGACTCCGCCGCCGAGGACGCCCGCTCCttcccgtcgctgccgccggggGATGGCGAGGAGGACCACATCAGCCGCCTCGCGGACGACCTCCTCTCGGAGATCATCTCCCGCCTCTCCACCAAGGAAGCCGCGCGCACCATGGCGCTGTCCACGCGCTGGCGCCGCGTGTGGGCGAAGACCTccctcctcgtcgacgacgcGCACCTCAGGGACGCCGACAACGAGGTCTCCCTCGTCCGCGCCATCTCCCGCTGCGTGGACGCGCACCCGGGCCCCGTCCGGGCCGCGCGCATCACCCACGTCGCCTTCTACCACCACGAGTACGCGCTCCGGCGCCTCGTGGCGAGCCTGGCCGACAAAAACGTCGAGGACCTCATCCTCTTCAACCGCCCGTGGCCGCTCAACATGCCGCTCCCCGACGACATCTTCCGCTGCGCCTACCTCCGGCGGCTGTACCTCGGCGCATGGATGTTCCCCGaagtcgccgctgccgccttcgtAAACCTCCGCGAGCTCGGCCTCTTCCACTGCATCATCCCCGACCGAGACTTCGACGCCCTGCTCTCGCTCTGCAGTAAGCTGGAGGTGCTCTCCCTCGCCATGTCGTACAACTGCCCGTCGCGGCTCCGCATCAAGTCCCCAAGCCTCCGGGCCGCGGTGGAGTGGATGTCCAGCCTCGACGAgatcgtcgtcgacggcgcgccATGCCTGGAGCGGCTGCTCCTCCACCACGCCATCCCCGTCGCCGAGCGTACGCCCATCAAGATCGTAAGCGCGCCAAGGCTGGAGGTGCTCGGCATCCTGGACCTCCAGCTCCACGAGCTCCAGATTGGCGGCACCACCATCAGG CCTGGGATGTGGATGTTTGTGAAGTCTAGCGCCAAGCTCCCGAGCTTGAAGATACTTGCTGTCAAGGTGTGTTTGGCGATCGAACGGGAGATCAAGCTGCTGATGATGCTGCTCAAATGCTTCCCTCACCTCGAGACTCTTCACATCAAGGTGGTTGTTGTTTTAGTACACGCG TCCATTCCTCCATGCGCATCACCTGAAATCGCGAATTGCGCGGATGTTTGGGAATCCCTGGGTTCCTGCGAATGCCTCAAGTCGCATCTCAAGACAGTCAGCATCCAAGGGTTCCACACCGAGCGCTATGAGGTGTTGTGCCTCAAGTACCTCATCTTGGAGGGGGAGGTGCTCGAGACCGTGGCCTTCTTCTGCGAGGATAAAGTGTGCTTCGCCGCCaaggacgacgaggcggcggagaTCGAGCTGATGTTTCCCAAGAACCTCGTCCAAGATCGCTGGAGCTTCCAGAGCGCCATTGATCTGTCTCTCGACGATCCCTTCTTCTACGCCGTGGAGAGCTGA
- the LOC127760667 gene encoding aspartyl protease family protein 2 has product MAPPPSLLATALLLLLLAIAGGPNAAAVAEAVRYQTLVATPLSPHPYTATAVEDDGLFQGSLAADEGGAAASTVGLRVVHRDDFAVNATAAELLAHRLRRDKRRASRISAAAGGAAAANGTRVGGGGGGSGFVAPVVSGLAQGSGEYFTKIGVGTPVTPALMVLDTGSDVVWLQCAPCRRCYDQSGQMFDPRASHSYGAVDCAAPLCRRLDSGGCDLRRKACLYQVAYGDGSVTAGDFATETLTFASGARVPRVALGCGHDNEGLFVAAAGLLGLGRGSLSFPSQISRRFGRSFSYCLVDRTSSSASATSRSSTVTFGSGAVGPSAAASFTPMVKNPRMETFYYVQLMGISVGGARVPGVAVSDLRLDPSTGRGGVIVDSGTSVTRLARPAYAALRDAFRAAAAGLRLSPGGFSLFDTCYDLSGLKVVKVPTVSMHFAGGAEAALPPENYLIPVDSRGTFCFAFAGTDGGVSIIGNIQQQGFRVVFDGDGQRLGFVPKGC; this is encoded by the coding sequence atggCGCCTCCTCCGTCTTTGCTCGCCACCGCgcttctcctcctgctcctcgccatcgccggcgggccaaatgccgccgccgtcgccgaggccgTCAGGTACCAGACCCTCGTCGCCACCCCGCTCTCGCCGCACCCgtacaccgccaccgccgtggagGATGACGGTCTGTTCCAGGGGAGCCTCGCCgcggacgagggcggcgccgccgcgtcgacggTGGGGCTACGCGTGGTCCACCGCGACGACTTCGCGGTGAACGCCACCGCGGCCGAGCTGCTCGCGCACCGGTTGCGGCGGGACAAGAGGAGGGCGTCGCGGATCTCCGCGGCCGCGGGGGGTGCTGCGGCGGCTAACGGGAcgcgtgtcggcggcggcggcggcgggagtgggTTCGTGGCGCCGGTGGTGTCCGGGCTGGCGCAGGGGAGCGGGGAGTACTTCACCAAGATCGGGGTGGGGACGCCCGTGACGCCGGCGCTCATGGTGCTGGACACCGGCAGCGACGTCGTGTGGCTCCAGTGCGCGCCCTGCCGCCGGTGCTACGACCAGTCCGGCCAGATGTTCGACCCGCGCGCCTCGCACTCGTACGGCGCCGTCGACTGCGCCGCGCCGCTCTGCCGCAGGCTCGACTCCGGCGGCTGCGACCTGCGCCGCAAGGCCTGCCTCTACCAGGTCGCCTACGGCGACGGCTCCGTCACCGCCGGGGACTTCGCCACGGAGACCCTCACCTTCGCCAGCGGGGCCCGCGTGCCGCGCGTCGCCCTCGGCTGCGGCCACGACAACGAGGGTCTCttcgtcgcggcggcggggctcctcGGGCTCGGCCGCGGCagcctctccttcccctcccagATCTCCCGCCGCTTCGGGCGGAGCTTCTCGTACTGCCTCGTGGACCGCACCTCCTCGTCGGCCAGCGCCACCTCCCGGTCCTCCACCGTCACGTTCGGCTCCGGCGCCGTGGGGCCCTCGGCCGCCGCGTCCTTCACCCCGATGGTGAAGAACCCCAGGATGGAGACGTTCTACTACGTGCAGCTCATGGGCAtcagcgtcggcggcgcgcgcgtcccGGGCGTGGCCGTGTCCGACCTCCGCCTGGACCCGTccaccggccgcggcggcgtcatcGTGGACTCCGGCACGTCCGTCACCCGCCTGGCCCGGCCGGCGTACGCCGCCCTGCGCGACGCGttccgcgcggcggccgcgggcctCCGCCTCTCCCCGGGCGGGTTCTCCCTGTTCGACACGTGCTACGACCTGAGCGGGCTCAAGGTGGTGAAGGTGCCCACCGTGTCGATGcacttcgccggcggcgccgaggccgcgctgccgccggagaACTACCTGATCCCGGTGGACTCGAGGGGCACCTTCTGCTTCGCGTTCGCCGGCACCGACGGCGGCGTCTCCATCATCGGGAACATCCAGCAGCAGGGCTTCCGCGTGGtgttcgacggcgacggccagcGCCTCGGCTTCGTGCCCAAGGGATGCTAG